In a genomic window of Streptomyces sp. NBC_01231:
- a CDS encoding helix-turn-helix domain-containing protein: protein MRTNPTGRQLRLGTELRKLRERAGLTATEAGQLLGSKQALISNIEAGRAGVSPERVRTLACHYDCQDPALVEAIAGMVGDRKRGWWEEYREILPGPLLDLAELEHHALSLRTTITARVPGLLQTVDYAREIFRQGVTELSPPDIEHRLSFRIKRQTVLYREEPTPYEAIIHEAALRMKVGGPSVARQQLKHLLDMSDHEHITLRAITFEVGAYPGSGQSIYYARGPVPELDTVHLDQSHGLTFLDAEAQLRKYRTLFDRLDAVALTPEETRDLLNTVINDL from the coding sequence GTGAGGACCAACCCAACGGGTCGTCAACTCCGCTTGGGCACTGAGCTGCGCAAGCTTCGGGAGCGCGCAGGCCTGACCGCGACGGAGGCGGGTCAACTGCTTGGCTCCAAGCAGGCCCTGATCAGCAACATCGAGGCCGGCCGGGCAGGAGTGAGCCCGGAGCGGGTACGGACATTGGCCTGCCATTACGACTGCCAGGACCCTGCCCTCGTCGAGGCGATCGCCGGAATGGTCGGCGACCGCAAGCGCGGCTGGTGGGAGGAGTACCGCGAGATCCTCCCCGGCCCCCTGCTCGACCTCGCCGAGCTGGAACACCACGCCCTGTCTCTGCGCACGACCATCACGGCACGCGTCCCCGGTCTCCTCCAGACCGTGGACTACGCCCGCGAGATCTTCCGTCAGGGCGTGACCGAGCTGTCCCCACCCGACATCGAGCACCGGCTCTCGTTCCGCATCAAGCGCCAGACAGTGCTGTACCGGGAGGAGCCGACCCCGTACGAGGCGATCATCCACGAGGCCGCCCTACGGATGAAGGTCGGCGGCCCCTCGGTGGCGCGGCAGCAGCTCAAGCACCTGCTGGACATGAGCGACCACGAGCACATCACCCTGCGGGCCATCACGTTCGAAGTCGGCGCGTATCCCGGTTCGGGCCAGTCCATCTACTACGCGCGCGGTCCCGTACCCGAACTCGACACGGTCCACCTGGACCAGTCCCACGGCCTGACCTTCCTCGACGCCGAGGCACAACTGCGCAAGTACCGCACGCTCTTCGACCGGCTCGACGCCGTCGCCCTCACCCCCGAGGAAACCCGAGACCTCCTCAACACCGTCATCAACGACCTCTAG
- a CDS encoding S53 family peptidase has protein sequence MRTSPPNARPIRPRWTRIGSTAIATAALVFAGLGAAAAPASATPDATTAATTAATTAKAASTKVTWAATPCATPKKKGELACNSLRVTGGITAFQEHEAAVDGVTPKAADASTPSGYGPSDLQSAYGLTSAAASSGSGRTIAIVDAYDDPNAEADLAKYRSYYGLTACTTANGCFKKVSQTGSTTSLPTADSGWGQEISLDLDMASATCPNCHILLVEAKSSSMANLGTAVNEAVTLGAKYVSNSYGGSESSSDTSYDSSYFNHAGVAITVSAGDEGYGAEYPAASTYVTSVGGTKLATSSTTRGWTESVWKTSSTEGTGSGCSSYDAKPSWQTDTSCTKRMISDVSAVADPATGVSVYDSYGVTAGWYTFGGTSASSPIIAGVYALAGTPSSGSYPAQFPYAHTSALNDVTSGNNGTCSTSYFCTARAGYDGPTGLGTPAGVSAFTG, from the coding sequence TTGCGTACGTCACCCCCCAACGCCCGCCCCATACGCCCCAGATGGACCCGAATCGGATCCACCGCCATAGCCACAGCCGCGCTCGTCTTCGCCGGACTCGGCGCCGCGGCCGCCCCAGCGAGCGCCACCCCCGACGCCACGACAGCAGCCACCACCGCGGCCACCACCGCCAAGGCCGCTTCCACCAAGGTCACTTGGGCGGCGACCCCCTGCGCCACGCCCAAGAAGAAGGGCGAGCTGGCCTGTAACTCCCTCCGCGTCACCGGCGGCATCACCGCCTTCCAGGAGCACGAGGCCGCGGTCGACGGCGTCACCCCCAAGGCCGCCGACGCCTCCACCCCCTCCGGCTACGGCCCGTCCGACCTCCAGAGCGCCTACGGCCTGACCTCCGCGGCAGCGAGCAGCGGCTCCGGCAGGACCATCGCCATCGTCGACGCGTACGACGACCCGAACGCCGAGGCCGACCTCGCGAAGTACCGCTCGTACTACGGCCTCACCGCCTGCACCACCGCCAACGGCTGCTTCAAGAAGGTCAGCCAGACCGGCTCGACGACCTCCCTGCCCACCGCCGACAGCGGCTGGGGCCAGGAGATCTCCCTCGACCTGGACATGGCCAGCGCGACCTGCCCGAACTGCCACATCCTGCTGGTCGAGGCCAAGTCGTCCTCCATGGCCAACCTCGGCACCGCGGTGAACGAGGCGGTCACGCTGGGCGCCAAGTACGTCTCCAACAGCTACGGCGGCTCGGAGTCCTCCTCGGACACCTCGTACGACTCCTCGTACTTCAACCACGCCGGAGTCGCCATCACCGTCAGCGCGGGTGACGAGGGCTACGGCGCCGAATACCCGGCCGCCTCCACGTACGTGACCTCGGTCGGCGGCACCAAGCTCGCCACCTCCTCCACCACCCGCGGCTGGACGGAGTCCGTCTGGAAGACCAGCAGCACCGAGGGCACCGGCTCGGGCTGCTCGTCGTACGACGCCAAGCCGAGCTGGCAGACCGACACCAGCTGCACCAAGCGCATGATCTCGGACGTCTCGGCCGTCGCCGACCCCGCGACCGGCGTCTCCGTGTACGACTCCTACGGCGTCACCGCCGGCTGGTACACCTTCGGCGGCACCAGCGCCTCCTCGCCCATCATCGCGGGCGTCTACGCCCTCGCCGGCACCCCGTCCAGCGGCTCCTACCCGGCCCAGTTCCCGTACGCGCACACCTCGGCACTCAACGACGTGACCTCCGGCAACAACGGCACCTGCTCCACCAGCTACTTCTGCACGGCCAGGGCCGGCTACGACGGCCCCACGGGCCTGGGCACCCCGGCGGGGGTGAGCGCCTTCACGGGCTGA
- a CDS encoding nuclear transport factor 2 family protein, giving the protein MPEHEKALRPEDITRLFVERSNAGDAAGVAALYEEDAVMAYPPGELTVGREAIRALWEKVLANRPRFEPEQPLPTLISGDIALTATPPKDGAGARAQVVRRQPDGSWLRLLDQPEFVSPTR; this is encoded by the coding sequence ATGCCGGAGCACGAGAAGGCCCTGCGCCCCGAGGACATCACTCGCTTGTTCGTCGAGCGATCCAACGCCGGTGACGCGGCCGGAGTCGCCGCGCTGTACGAAGAGGACGCGGTGATGGCCTACCCGCCCGGCGAACTGACGGTGGGACGGGAGGCGATCCGTGCGCTGTGGGAGAAGGTGCTGGCCAACCGCCCCCGCTTCGAGCCGGAACAACCGCTGCCGACGCTGATCAGCGGCGACATCGCCCTCACCGCGACCCCGCCGAAGGACGGTGCCGGCGCCCGCGCGCAGGTCGTCCGGCGCCAGCCCGACGGAAGCTGGCTGCGTCTGCTCGACCAGCCCGAGTTCGTCTCGCCCACCCGCTGA
- a CDS encoding Uma2 family endonuclease, which produces MAEVDRRLRGRPCTRTDLEGERAEEAAQYGGFTAERDIGPPADPARVIKVSEPEGRRGRIVSRIHPKPRSGNLREVAEKIEEATGLRVQIVGGKLVMSPTPRGKHAGVLKRLRRQLEGAVLPEGLDVYEVSSIALPGDPDDYATPDLILLPVEWEEDDDWLAPSEDAALAVEVISQSEKSREIRDKADWYAVARVPVLLVVDPRNGTWTLHTRPDNGAYQDVLPGKFGEPVRLPEPLHLEVATDGFPVYGDPPGGRP; this is translated from the coding sequence ATGGCTGAGGTCGACCGACGGCTCAGGGGCCGGCCGTGTACCCGGACGGATCTTGAAGGGGAGCGGGCCGAGGAGGCCGCGCAGTACGGTGGATTCACCGCTGAGCGGGACATCGGGCCTCCCGCCGATCCCGCTCGCGTGATCAAGGTGTCGGAGCCGGAGGGACGGAGGGGACGCATCGTGTCGCGGATCCACCCCAAACCCCGCTCGGGGAACCTGCGCGAGGTCGCCGAGAAGATCGAGGAAGCGACAGGTCTGCGGGTGCAGATCGTGGGAGGAAAGCTCGTGATGTCCCCGACGCCGCGTGGCAAGCATGCCGGCGTGTTGAAGCGGCTGCGGCGCCAGCTTGAAGGTGCTGTTCTGCCCGAAGGCCTGGACGTGTACGAGGTGTCCTCGATTGCTCTCCCGGGAGACCCGGACGACTATGCGACACCGGATCTGATCCTCCTGCCCGTGGAGTGGGAGGAGGACGACGACTGGCTGGCCCCTTCCGAAGACGCCGCCCTCGCCGTCGAGGTCATCTCCCAGTCCGAGAAGTCCCGTGAGATCCGGGACAAGGCCGACTGGTACGCCGTCGCCCGTGTGCCCGTTCTCCTGGTCGTCGACCCGCGCAACGGCACCTGGACCCTGCACACCCGCCCCGACAACGGCGCCTACCAGGACGTACTGCCCGGCAAGTTCGGAGAACCCGTGCGATTGCCCGAGCCCTTGCACCTGGAGGTCGCCACGGACGGCTTCCCGGTGTACGGGGATCCGCCCGGCGGACGCCCCTGA
- a CDS encoding glyoxalase/bleomycin resistance/dioxygenase family protein: MHKSRVSALLIDTPEPEAAVAFWSAALGAPARPVPSEEQFTSLHEAIPGLEVAVQAVDDAPRFHLDIETDDVEAETARLLGLGATQVGRWLECRVLRAPGGHLLCVLPVHSDPDVFHAQARTWS; this comes from the coding sequence ATGCATAAAAGCCGCGTCTCCGCGCTGCTGATCGACACCCCCGAGCCGGAGGCCGCCGTGGCCTTCTGGTCCGCCGCGCTGGGTGCACCGGCCCGTCCGGTCCCGTCTGAGGAGCAGTTCACGTCGTTGCACGAGGCCATCCCCGGCCTGGAGGTCGCCGTACAGGCGGTCGACGACGCGCCCCGCTTTCACCTCGACATCGAAACCGACGACGTGGAAGCCGAAACCGCCCGCCTGCTCGGCCTGGGCGCCACTCAGGTCGGCCGGTGGCTGGAGTGCCGCGTCCTGCGCGCCCCCGGCGGTCACCTCCTGTGCGTCCTGCCGGTGCACAGCGATCCGGACGTCTTCCACGCCCAGGCACGCACCTGGTCGTGA
- a CDS encoding DUF397 domain-containing protein, with protein sequence MPDVPPDLTWTRAAPPDATGPGPWIEIAFGEGDDGEAPVYLRETSDPDTVVTTNRRKWDAFVLGVQAGEFDHFVEGVEQLGNSPHA encoded by the coding sequence GTGCCTGACGTCCCTCCCGACCTCACCTGGACCCGCGCCGCCCCGCCCGATGCCACCGGTCCGGGCCCCTGGATCGAGATCGCCTTCGGCGAGGGGGACGACGGAGAAGCCCCGGTGTACCTCCGCGAGACCAGCGACCCCGACACCGTGGTCACCACGAACCGCCGCAAGTGGGACGCCTTCGTACTCGGCGTGCAGGCAGGCGAGTTCGACCACTTCGTAGAGGGCGTCGAGCAACTGGGGAACTCACCGCATGCATAA
- a CDS encoding ATP-binding protein — MATVSPPWAYTLHLPHDPHAPGIARATLRTVLDAHGLSSLAPTAELLASELLTNAHVHTTGPYALRLRAMEPGRLRVAVWDTDPRVPHGFEVAGGLPPCDAEGGRGLHLVRACADAVGSSVLGHLGASKGGKLLWAECQ, encoded by the coding sequence ATGGCCACCGTATCCCCGCCCTGGGCGTACACCCTCCACCTCCCGCACGATCCACACGCACCGGGGATCGCCCGCGCGACCCTCCGTACCGTCCTCGACGCGCACGGCCTTTCCTCCCTCGCCCCTACCGCAGAACTCCTCGCCTCCGAACTCCTCACCAACGCCCATGTCCACACCACCGGCCCCTACGCCCTCCGACTCCGCGCGATGGAACCCGGCCGACTCCGAGTCGCCGTTTGGGATACGGACCCGAGGGTGCCGCACGGGTTCGAGGTCGCCGGCGGCCTGCCCCCGTGCGACGCCGAAGGCGGACGCGGGCTGCACCTCGTGCGGGCCTGCGCGGACGCGGTGGGTTCCTCCGTGCTGGGGCACCTGGGCGCGTCGAAGGGCGGGAAGCTGCTCTGGGCCGAGTGTCAGTAG
- a CDS encoding DUF397 domain-containing protein: MTPYAWQKSSQCSEGDSCVHIATTPKTIHLTESGDPRGAILTATPAAFDALLAVLKEETPRA, translated from the coding sequence TTGACTCCGTACGCCTGGCAGAAGTCCTCGCAGTGCTCCGAGGGAGACTCCTGCGTCCACATAGCCACCACCCCCAAAACGATCCACCTCACCGAAAGCGGCGACCCACGCGGAGCGATACTCACCGCCACCCCCGCCGCCTTCGACGCCCTCCTCGCCGTACTCAAGGAAGAAACGCCCCGTGCCTGA